In one Bufo gargarizans isolate SCDJY-AF-19 chromosome 11, ASM1485885v1, whole genome shotgun sequence genomic region, the following are encoded:
- the GREM1 gene encoding gremlin-1 yields the protein MHRLVYSLGPMFLLFGLLVPNIEGNKKVRGSQGAIPPPDKGQPNDSEHRERGKGKGHALVAEEVLESSQEALHITERKYLKRDWCKTQPLKQTIHEEGCNKRTILNRFCYGQCNSFYIPRHIRREEGSFQSCSFCKPKKFTTMMVTLNCPELQPPKKKKRITRVKQCRCISIDLD from the coding sequence ATGCACCGTTTGGTTTACTCACTGGGACCCATGTTCCTTCTCTTTGGCCTCTTGGTGCCCAACATTGAAGGGAATAAAAAGGTTCGTGGATCTCAAGGGGCCATTCCTCCTCCtgacaaagggcagcccaatgACTCTGAGCATCGGGAGAGAGGTAAAGGAAAGGGACATGCTCTAGTAGCCGAGGAGGTGCTGGAGTCCAGCCAGGAAGCGCTACATATTACTGAAAGAAAGTATCTGAAGAGAGACTGGTGTAAGACACAGCCACTCAAGCAAACAATCCATGAGGAAGGATGCAACAAACGCACCATCCTCAACAGGTTCTGTTATGGGCAGTGCAATTCTTTCTACATTCCCAGACATATCCGCCGGGAGGAAGGATCCTTCCAGTCTTGCTCATTCTGTAAGCCTAAAAAATTTACTACCATGATGGTTACACTCAACTGTCCTGAGCTACAGCcaccaaaaaagaagaaaagaataaCACGTGTCAAGCAGTGTCGCTGCATCTCTATAGATTTGGACTAG